The genomic interval GCGCTGTGGTAAAGGCGGCAGTGGAGCGTGGGCACTTTGTTCGAGCACTTGTTCGGCCGGCTGCCGGGCCGATCCCTCGAGAATGGGCGGGTGAAGAACATATCGAAGAAGTCCGGCATGATCTGCGACAGCGTCAGGGTTGTTCATCATTGCTCAATAATGTTGACGCCGTCATCCACCTTGCCGCAGCGAAGTCCGGCGACCTGTACGAGCAGTTGGGCGGAACGGTGGTCGCGACGGAGAACCTGCTGGACGCGATGACTGCAGCCGGAGTGAGTCGGCTGGTGTTGACGAGTTCCTTCGCGGTGTACGAGTACCTTGACCGGTGGTCATGGAGTCGACTCGATGAAGACTCTCCGCTGGCGAAATGCCCCACAAACCGCGACGAGTACTGCCAGACGAAACTCTTCCAGGAGCGGCGTGCTCGAGAACACGCCGAGAAGCACAAGTGGCGCCTGGTGGTGCTGCGGCCGGGGGTCATCTTTGGCCGAGGCAATTTATGGTCTGCTCGACTGGGTACTCAGGCGGGGAGATGGTGGATGTGTACGGGGCTGCTCAATGAAACTCCGCTGACCTATGTTGAGAACTGCGCCGAGGCGATTGTGTTGGCGGCCGAGCATGAAGGAGCAGTTCGCGAACTCGTGCTCAATGTTGTGGATGAGCGGCCGCTGGCGCTGACGTACATCAACGAGGTCCGGCGAAAGGTCGCGCCCGGCGCATTCATCGTCCCCATGCCCTGGATGCTGATGCGGACGATCGCCCGCTTTGCCTGGCTCATGAACAGGATCGTGTTCAAGGGCCGAGGAAAGCTCCCGGGGCTGCTTGTGCCCGTGCGGCTGCACGCCCGCTGCCGACCGCTGCGCTATCCGAACGATCGCATCCGCACCGTGCTCGGCTGGAAGCCGCGTTATTCATGGCGCGAGGGCCTGGATCGTTCTGTGCGGCAGTCCGCCCAATCGGCGCCACCGGCGGTCGAGGAACCGGCGGCTGTGCCTTTGAGACAGGCTGTCTGATGACCTTGCGCGTGGCCTATCTCTGCGGCGAGTACCCCCGTGCGACGGATACGTTCATTCAGCGCGAAGTCGCGGCGCTGCGATGCGAAGGGTTCGAAGTTGAGACGATCTCCGTTCGACGACCTGCGCAGCGAGAGGCTGGGACTGTCGAGCAGGAGGAAGAACGGCGGCGGACGCACTATCTCATACCTTGCGGGCCTGGGCGGCTGCTCACTGATCACCTTGGATGCTTCATCCGATCGCCGTGGCGGTATCTACTCGCGCTTCGAACGGCACTCGTAGTGAGATCTCCAGGATTGAAATCGCTTCTTTATCAGCTCTGCTATTTTGCAGAGGCGGGCCTCGTCGTAGCCGAGTCGCGCCGGCGACAGGTCAAGCACATCCACAACCAGGCGCCCGACGCAAGCGGCTATGTCGCCATGATTGCAGCGGAGATGGGTGATCTCACCTATAGCTTGACGCTTCATGGATTTGGCGCGCTGTCAGAACCGAGCCGCTGGCGGCTGCGCGAAAAACTTGAACGGAGCCTGTTCGCGATCTGCGTTAGTTCTTGGGCGCGGGGCCAAGCTATGCTTTGGAGCGATCCTGTGCACTGGGATAAGTACCACGTCGTGCACTGTGGAATCGATGCGAGCCAGTTTCAGCCGCACACGCACGATGGTCGAGGCAAACGCCTTCTGTTCATCGGGCGGTTCGATCCCGTCAAGGGCCTGCCCCTGCTGATCGAAGCAATCGATCGGCTCGCGAGGGATCACCCCGACGTGCACTTGGATCTGGTGGGCGATGGCCCTTTGCGCGGTGACCTCGAAGCCATGGTGTGCGGACTGGAACTGGAAAAGTACATCACGTTCCATGGCTACCTCTCTCAGGCAGAGTGTCGCGTTCGACTGCAGCATGCAGATGTGCTGGTGATTTCCAGCTTTGCTGAGGGCATCCCCGTCGTGCTCATGGAGGCGATGGCGTCCCGCGTGGCCGTGTTAGCCACGAATATCGCAGGCATTCCCGAACTGGTCGAACATGGCGTGAGCGGCGTGCTCGTGCCGTCTGGAGACGGCGAGGCTCTGGCGCAAGGACTCGACCAACTGCTTGCCAGCCCTAAGTGGCGCGAGCAATTGGCGGACGCGGGTCGGCAGCGCGTGGAGCGCGACTTCAGGTCCGATCTGGAGGCGGCGCGTCTCGTTCACATCTTTCGGGAACGACTTGCCGGCAGGCCCGTGTCGGTGCGTCCAATTGTTCGAGGCACAGATCGATCGCATTGGCAAGAGATTCCAACACCAACCCCAGTCGGGACGGGGCAGTGAATAGCGGGTTTCCTCGAAGCGAAGGGCTCGCTGCACACCCGGAGGCGTGCTTCGAACCCAGCGGGCCGGCATACGTGGCGATCTCCCCCTGCCGGGATGAGGCGGCGTACATGCGGCAGACGCTCGACTCTGTGATTGCCCAGACAGTGCGTCCGTCGGTTTGGGTCATTGTCGACGACGGCTCGACGGATGGCACGCCCGGGATTCTTGCGGAGTACGCGGCGCGTCATGAGTTCGTTCGGGTCGTGCGACGGGGGGATCGCGGGCGGCGCAGTGTTGGGCCGGGCGTCATCGATGCGTTCTACGCGGGTCTGGAGACGGTCGAGCTCGCCGACTTTGACTTTGTTGTCAAACTTGATCTCGATCTTGATTTGCCATCCGGTTACTTTGAGGAACTGATCTGCCGCATGGAGGCCGATCTTTCGATCGGCACGTGCAGCGGTAAGCCGTATTTCATCGATCCTCGCAGCCGGAAACTCGAAAGCGAAATGTGCGGCGACGAGATGTCTGTCGGGATGACGAAGTTCTACCGCCGCGAGTGCTTTGAGCAGATCGGCGGGTTCGTGCGCGAGGTGATGTGGGACGGGATCGACTGCCATCGCTGCCGGATGCTGGGGTGGAAGGCGTGCAGCTGGGATGATCCGGAGTTGCGGTTCATTCACCTTCGGCCGATGGGCACGAGCGACAAGGGCTGGTGGACGGGGCGCATGCGGCACGGGGCCGGGCAGTATTTCATGGGCACGGGTCTCGCGTACATGACGATCAGCGCGTTGTATCGCATGACGCGGCCGCCGCGCGTGCTTGGCGGGCTGGCGATGTGGTGGGGCTATGTGAAGGCAATGCTCCAGCGCCGGCCGCGCTATGACGATCTCGAGTTTCGCCGGTTCCTCCGGGGCTACCAGTGGCAGTGCCTTTTCAAGGGCAAGCGCCGGGCAACCCAGGAATTGGATGAACGCCAGGCGGCGGTGTTTGAGCAGCGGATGAAGGCTCAGTCCGCCTCGAGCAGCCGAGTGACGCGAGGCGCCGCTGTCGCGGCCGGATAGCGGCGTGATGACCATCGTTTCAAAACCCTCAAACGTCTTCTCCGCACCACGTCCCATACGACTTCTGGGCGCGCGGCTCGATTCGACGACGGAGCAGCAGTGCATCGCGCATGTACTCGACTCACTCGATGAGGGTCGAGGCGGGTGGATCGTGACCCACAACCTCGATCACCTCCGCCGGCTCACGCTCGATGGCGCGTTTCGAGCGCTTTGCGAGCAAGCGGACATCCGTGTCGCGGATGGGATGCCGCTTGTCTGGGCGAGCTGGGTCCAAGGTACGCCGCTGCCGGAGCGCGTGGCGGGTTCGAGTCTCATCTGGACGCTCAGCGCGGCCGCGGCGATGCGAGGCAAGTCGATCTTTCTGCTTGGCGGCGACGGCGAGAGCAGTTCGCGCGCCGCCGAGGCGCTGCGGAGCAAGTGGCCGAATCTCAAAGTTGCGGGCGTGGACCCGGCTCCAGTGGGCTTCGATCGAGATGCTGCACGGATGGAGCAACTCAGGCGGAGACTCATCGCCGCGGGGCCCGACATCGTGTATGTCGCGCTCGGCTCGCCCAAGCAGGAACAGTTGATCAGCGAACTGCGCAGCACCCTTCCCCAAGCCTGGTGGATCGGCGTGGGGATCAGTTTCAGTTTCGTCTGCGGCGAAGTGAGGCGGGCGCCGCGCTGGGCTCAGCGGGCCGGCCTGGAGTGGGTGCATCGCCTGGCCCAGGAGCCCGGGCGTCTCTGGCGGCGATACTTGTGTCAGGGCATCCCTTTCGCCGCCCGGCTGTTCGTTTCTGCAGCACTCAAGCGATTCGCGGTGCGTACAGAAACATGAACCGCCGCGTAACCGACGGATTCGCAACGCAACCGCAGGAAGCGCCAGTGCAAATGTCGCACACAGAACTCCAATCCCGACTCGACTCCGCGACCGCCACGATTGGCGTCATTGGCTTGGGGTACGTTGGGCTGCCGCTGGCGAGTGCGTTGCATGCCGGGGGGTTCCGGGTCGTCGGGTTCGACGTCGATGCGAGCAAGATCGAAGCCCTCGCGGCGGGGCGGAACTACCTCAAGCATCTCGGGCAGGAGATGACGGCGGCTGTGGCGGCGAGCGATCGGTTCGAGGCGACGACCTCGTTTGCGCGGCTGGGCGAGCCGGATGTAGTGATTGTCTGTCTTCCGACTCCGCTTGGCGCGCATCGCGAGCCGGATCTGAGTTACGTGATTGACGCGGGGGAGCGCATCGGCGCGACGCTTCGCCGCGGGCAGTTGATCGTGCTCGAGTCGACGACGTATCCTGGCACAACCCGCGATGAGTTTCTGCCGGCGGTGGTTGAAGCGGCTCGCCGGGCAGGTCGCGAGTCACTCGAATGCGGCAAGGACTTCTTTGTCGCCTACTCGCCGGAGCGCGAGGATCCGGGCCGGCAGTCGCACTCGACGCGCACCATTCCCAAGCTCGTCGGCGGCCTGGATGATGTCGCGACTGATCTCGCGGTGCGCCTGTACCGCCGGGCCGTTGAGCAGGTGATCCCAGTGCGATCTGCGGAGGTCGCGGAAGCGGCGAAACTGCTTGAAAATATCTTCCGCTCGGTGAACATCGCGATGGCCAACGAGATGAAGATGATTCTGGATCCGATGGGGATCGACGTGTGGGAGGTAATCGCTGCGGCCTCGACCAAGCCGTTCGGCTTCATGCCGTTTTATCCGGGGCCGGGGCTCGGCGGGCACTGTATCCCGATCGATCCGTTCTACCTGACGTGGAAGGCCAAGGAAGTGGGCCGGCCGACGAAGTTCATCGAACTTGCCGGCGAGATCAACACGTCGATGCCGCATTACGTGATGGGCAAAGTGACCGATGCGCTGAACCAGCAGGGCAAGGCGGTGCGCGGCTCGCGCGTGCTTGTGCTCGGGCTGGCGTACAAGCCGAATGTGGACGACATCCGCGAATCGCCTTCGTTTGAGTTGATCGAACTGCTGCGCGATCATGGGGCGCTGGTGGAGTATTCGGATCCGCACGTGCCGCAGACGCACCAGATGCGCAAGTACGATCTGCGGATGAAGAGCGTCGAACTGTCGCGCGAGTCGATCGGTTCGTTCGACGCGGTGCTGATTGCGACGAATCACGATGCGTTTGACTATGAATTGCTTGCGGCGCATGCGCGGCTCGTGATCGACACCCGCAACGCGATGCACGCGTTCGAAGCGCAGATGGGCGCGCGGCTGGTGAAGGCCTGAGCGAACGCGCAGCGCCGCCACGCGGCAGCGCGACGGCGACAGCACTTCGAAGATCGCGCCACTTTCGGGCAATGACGGCACCGAGATTCTCAATCTCGAAATGACTCCCTTCGACACAACTCAAGGCAAAACGAACGGCTCGCTGCTGCCGGAGCTGGCGCGCCTTGCGCCGGCGGCCGGAGGTTGCGTCGAGGCGTTTGTGCTGCTCGGCGGCGGACTCACGCCCTCGCCGCTGACGGCGGCTGCGCAGTGTTCGGTGCTCGATCTGCTGGTCGGGCCTGGCGATCGCACCGTTCTCAACCGCTGGATGGAAGTCATCGACGGGCTTGGAGATCTGGCTGCGGATCGGCTGTCGATCATCGTCGCCAACGGGGAGGACATTCCCCCGCCGCGTCTGTCGGCGGAGGCGGCGAGGCAGATCGAGGTCGTGGTCGATCAGGAGAGCTACCGCGGCGCGGCGGGCGTGGTGCACGATGTGTCGCAGCATCTGAGCGACGACTCGCTGCTGCTGGTGGCCGAGGCGGCGCGGTGCCCGGACTTTGACCTGGCGGCGCTGGTGAAGCATCACCGGTCCAATGCCTACGAAACAACGGTGCTGGTCAATCCGGACGGGACACCCGCGGGCGTGTATGTGGTTGCCCGCCACCTCATGCGCTACGTGCAGCGCGAAGGGTACATGGATCTGAAGGAACAGTGGCTGGCGAAAGTCATCGCCGGCGAGCATCGCGTGGGGGCGTTTCGATTGATTGATGGATACTCGCGGCCGCTGCGCACGCGGGAGCAGCTGCTGCATGCGGCAAGGCTCAGCGCGCAGCCCGCTTCGCAGAGCAGGTCGGCTCGATTTCGGCTTGAGGCTGCAGCGCGGCGAAGCGGATTTCAGTGCATCGCAGCGGATGCAACGGTGGACTCAACGGCGGTCGTGGTTGATTCGATCATCATGGCGGCGGCCAATGTCGGCGCGGGCAGTATCGTGACGCGGTCGATTGTTTGCGCCGGAGCGGTCGTGCCGGCCGAGGCGCGGCTGGTGGATGAGGTGTTCACCGCCGGCCACTCTCAAGTCGATGCGGCACGCAAGAACGGAAACCACCGGGGGCCGACACGTTGAGCACACTTCGGCGCACATGGGACTTTTCACTCGGGCTCTGGCTCGGCGTGCTGACACTCGTCGCCGTCGCGGCCACCATCGACCTCTGGCGCGACATCTTCGCCATCGGCTGGCAGGATCCCGAGAATTCGCATCTCATTCTGGCGCCGTTCGTCGCCGCCTGGCTGATCTGGGTGCGGCGCGAGCGGATTCGCTTCGTGCGGCCGAACCCGAGCGTGTCTGGCCCGCTTGTCGTGATCGCGGGTTGGATCAGCGTGCGTATCGGCTACCAATATGGCATCATCGTGGCGCAGCACGGCGGAGCACTGCTCATCGTCTGCTGCGCCGCACTCACGATGCTCGGGCCCCAGGTCGTGCGGCTCTTCCTGCCGGCTGCCGCGGCGCTGCTGTTCATCCTGCCGGTCCCCGGGCGGATTCGTGAGGCCATTGCCCTGCCGCTGCAGGAGCACACCGCGCAGATCACCCATTACCTTCTGACCGCCATCGGCATTCCGCTCGAACGCGGCGGCAGCGTGCTGACCATCAACGGTACCGAAGTCGCCGTGGCCGAAGCCTGCAACGGAATGCGCATGGTCACGGCGTTGATGCTCATCACGTTCGCGTTTGTGTTCTCGGTGCCGATGCGGCAGCGGATCCGGCTGTTCTTTCTCATCCTCAGCCCGGTGATCGCGCTGCTTGTCAACGTGATCCGCCTCGTGCCGACTGTGCTGCTCTACGGCTACGCCAGCGAATCGGTGGCTACGACGTTTCACGACATCAGCGGGTGGATCATGCTTTTCGTCGCCCTGGGGATTCTCTGGGCGATGCTCGGGCTGCTGCGGTGGCTGGAGATTGCGGTGTCGCCGCATCCGATCGGAGAGGAGGACTAGATGACGCGAGGCAACCGCCATCGACTCCGCTCGCGGGGCATTCCGCTGGTCACGCTGGCGCTGCTGATGTGCATGTTTGCATTCGGCGGACTCGGGCAGGACCCGCCGACGGGAGCGCCGGACTACTTCGCTCGCGTGGCGGCAAAGATGGATGAAGTGCCCTTCAGGGTCGACAACTGGTTTGGAGTCAATCTGCCGTACACGGACGTCGAAGTGGAAATGCTCCGGCCCAACAAGATGCTTCAGCGCACCTATCAGGATCAGACGACGGGGCAGAAGGCCAGCCTGTCGATTGTGCACTGCACGGATGTGCGCGACATGGGCGGCCACTACCCGCCGGTCTGCTATCCCGCGCATGGATGGAACCTGGAGTCGAGCGAACTCTCCGAAGTGTCTGTGCAGGGTCGGCCGCAGAGCGTGCGCGTCTACGTATTCTCGCGCATGAACCGTGGAACGAGAGAGGCCATCCGGATCGTGAGCTTTTTCATCATTCCGAACTCATCGGACATTCGCAGCGAGAGAGACGGGCTGGAGCGTGCCGCCAAGCGGCCACAGGCGGCGGGGCTTGGCGCTGCCCAGGTGCAGATTCTGACGCCCGATTCGCAATCGAAGGAAACCACCGCAGAGATGGTGTCGAAACTGATTGACGTCGTCGAGCCTGTCATCGCGACAGTCCAAGAAGGTGTGAAATGAACGCAGACGGACAGATGCAGGTTCACCGCGTGCAGGTCGGTGACGGCCTGGTCGGGCCGGCAGCCGAGGAGCGCCAGGCCGGGGCGGTGGCGCTGCTCCACCGCCGGCTGCGCGGCCGGTACCCGATCGCGATCATCCTGGCCGCGGTGTTCGCGTCGATCGGCATCGTTGGCGGCTACCTCTCAAGCGGGCCGCAGTACACGAGCGAAGGGTTCATTCGAATTGTTCCAACGCTGCCGCGCTTGATGTACCGCACGGAAGAGAACGAGATGCCGCCGCTGTTCGGCGAGTTTGTCGCCTCGCAGGCCGAGATCATCGACTCCCCCCGTGTTCTGCAGCAGGCCGCCGACGATTCGAAGCTCACAGAAATAGGATGGCCCATTGGCGGTGACGGCGCTTCAAAACTGAAACGAAGCATCGACGTCAACTATCGTCGCGGGACTCAGATCATTTTTGTGAGCGCGACGACCGATTCGCCGCGCGAGTCGGAGCGGGCGGTCAACGCGGTCATCGAAGCCTACATGGCTCTCTATGGCGACACTTCCGACTCTGAGGTTACCGAGAAGGTAAGTCTTCTGCGCTCCCGCCGCACCGATCTTGAGAACCGCCTCACCAGTATTCGCGGTTCCATCCTCGCGTTCAGCGACAACTACGGCTCATCCGATCTGGACTCGATCCTGGCGGCGCGCACGCAGGAACTCATTTCCATTGAGCAGGACATCTTCACTGTAAAGCAGCGCATTCTCGGGCTGGAGACGGCCGAGCCTCGTGAGACCGGCTCCCAAACAGGCGAGCCTGATCTCTCACTGGAGTACCTCGCCAAAATGGATCCTACCGGCCTCGGAGAACTCGTACGCCAGCGCGAGCAACTCGACGCGCAGATTGAAGAAGCCCAACGCTTCGGCCCGCGTCATGTTCAGACCCGCCGGTTGATCGAAGAGCGCGACGTCCTGAACTCGCAGATCAACAAGCGGCTGGAGGTCGTTCGCGGCTGGGCCCGCGACGGCAGCCTCACTCCAACTGAACTGGCCGGCAACACCGGCGATCTGACGCTTCAGCAGGCGCAGGATCTGCTCGCGAGGCTGGAGACCGCCCGCAATGCCGCCTTTGAGGAAATGCAGCGAATCTCCAAAGCCATGAGTGAGATCGACGCGAAGCGCGAGGAGGCGGAATCCGTAAAGGGCTGGCTTGCCGAGACGGCGCGCGCTCTCGAACAGCTGCTCGTCGAGACACAGAACTCGACTCAGGGTCGCATCGACCCTTCGCTGGGCGACCTGCCGACCCAACCCTCCAAGGACCGCCGCTTCCAGCTCGCCGTCCTCGGCGGCATGGCTGGCGCGGGCTTCGGCGTCGGCCTTGTGCTGCTCTTCGGCCTGCTCAGACCGAGTTTCCGCTACCTTGATGAGATCGAAGAAGCCGAGACGCTTCTGCCCGTGCTCGGCACACTGCCCGATCTGAGCAGCGAAGCTGAAGACCTCGAATCGATGGCCACGCTGAGCGTCCATCACTTGCGCAACATGCTCGCCATGCAGGCCCGGCCGCGCAAGCAGGGCGGAACGGCGTTCATGGTCACGAGCGCCCGGCCCGGCGACGGCAAGACGAGTCTGACGGTTGCGCTGGGCATGTCGTTCGCCGCCCAGGGCGTCAAGGTGCTCCTGATCGACGCCGACCTCATCGGCCACGGCCTCTCGCCGACGATGCGCATGGATGGCAAGGTCGGCCTGCGCCAGGTTGCCGGCGGCGCCTCGCTGGCCGAGTGCATCGTGCCATCGCGCATCGCCAATCTCTCCGTGCTGCCCGCCGGCCAGTCCACGCGTCAGAGCGCCGGGTCCAACGGCAAGGCTGCATCGAATGGGTCGCTCGAAGCCGAACACCTCTCCACCGAGCGCATGCACGAACTGATCGACGAAGCCCGGAGCAAGTTCGACATCGTGCTCATCGACACGGGGCCGCTGATGGGGAGCCTCGAAGCCAATGTGCTGGCGACGGTCGTGGACCGCGTGGTGCTCACCGTGCCGCGCGGCCAGGATCCGCGCCTGCTCCGTGCCGCCTTGGGCCGGCTGCGCTCGGTTGGCGCGACGTGCGCCGGCCTCGTCTTCAATCGCGCCACGCCCACCGATCTGCGCAGCAGCATGAGCACGATCTCGTTCCACTCGCAGAGCATGCGATCCAACGGCGAAGTGGGTCCGGAGTCCACAGCCGA from Phycisphaerales bacterium carries:
- a CDS encoding NAD(P)-dependent oxidoreductase — encoded protein: MRLLITGAGGFLGRAVVKAAVERGHFVRALVRPAAGPIPREWAGEEHIEEVRHDLRQRQGCSSLLNNVDAVIHLAAAKSGDLYEQLGGTVVATENLLDAMTAAGVSRLVLTSSFAVYEYLDRWSWSRLDEDSPLAKCPTNRDEYCQTKLFQERRAREHAEKHKWRLVVLRPGVIFGRGNLWSARLGTQAGRWWMCTGLLNETPLTYVENCAEAIVLAAEHEGAVRELVLNVVDERPLALTYINEVRRKVAPGAFIVPMPWMLMRTIARFAWLMNRIVFKGRGKLPGLLVPVRLHARCRPLRYPNDRIRTVLGWKPRYSWREGLDRSVRQSAQSAPPAVEEPAAVPLRQAV
- a CDS encoding AAA family ATPase, coding for MNADGQMQVHRVQVGDGLVGPAAEERQAGAVALLHRRLRGRYPIAIILAAVFASIGIVGGYLSSGPQYTSEGFIRIVPTLPRLMYRTEENEMPPLFGEFVASQAEIIDSPRVLQQAADDSKLTEIGWPIGGDGASKLKRSIDVNYRRGTQIIFVSATTDSPRESERAVNAVIEAYMALYGDTSDSEVTEKVSLLRSRRTDLENRLTSIRGSILAFSDNYGSSDLDSILAARTQELISIEQDIFTVKQRILGLETAEPRETGSQTGEPDLSLEYLAKMDPTGLGELVRQREQLDAQIEEAQRFGPRHVQTRRLIEERDVLNSQINKRLEVVRGWARDGSLTPTELAGNTGDLTLQQAQDLLARLETARNAAFEEMQRISKAMSEIDAKREEAESVKGWLAETARALEQLLVETQNSTQGRIDPSLGDLPTQPSKDRRFQLAVLGGMAGAGFGVGLVLLFGLLRPSFRYLDEIEEAETLLPVLGTLPDLSSEAEDLESMATLSVHHLRNMLAMQARPRKQGGTAFMVTSARPGDGKTSLTVALGMSFAAQGVKVLLIDADLIGHGLSPTMRMDGKVGLRQVAGGASLAECIVPSRIANLSVLPAGQSTRQSAGSNGKAASNGSLEAEHLSTERMHELIDEARSKFDIVLIDTGPLMGSLEANVLATVVDRVVLTVPRGQDPRLLRAALGRLRSVGATCAGLVFNRATPTDLRSSMSTISFHSQSMRSNGEVGPESTAESRHALVRAILMSGQPADNKKAADKA
- a CDS encoding exosortase-associated EpsI family protein; the protein is MTRGNRHRLRSRGIPLVTLALLMCMFAFGGLGQDPPTGAPDYFARVAAKMDEVPFRVDNWFGVNLPYTDVEVEMLRPNKMLQRTYQDQTTGQKASLSIVHCTDVRDMGGHYPPVCYPAHGWNLESSELSEVSVQGRPQSVRVYVFSRMNRGTREAIRIVSFFIIPNSSDIRSERDGLERAAKRPQAAGLGAAQVQILTPDSQSKETTAEMVSKLIDVVEPVIATVQEGVK
- a CDS encoding glycosyltransferase family 4 protein; this translates as MGDLTYSLTLHGFGALSEPSRWRLREKLERSLFAICVSSWARGQAMLWSDPVHWDKYHVVHCGIDASQFQPHTHDGRGKRLLFIGRFDPVKGLPLLIEAIDRLARDHPDVHLDLVGDGPLRGDLEAMVCGLELEKYITFHGYLSQAECRVRLQHADVLVISSFAEGIPVVLMEAMASRVAVLATNIAGIPELVEHGVSGVLVPSGDGEALAQGLDQLLASPKWREQLADAGRQRVERDFRSDLEAARLVHIFRERLAGRPVSVRPIVRGTDRSHWQEIPTPTPVGTGQ
- a CDS encoding exosortase/archaeosortase family protein, translating into MSTLRRTWDFSLGLWLGVLTLVAVAATIDLWRDIFAIGWQDPENSHLILAPFVAAWLIWVRRERIRFVRPNPSVSGPLVVIAGWISVRIGYQYGIIVAQHGGALLIVCCAALTMLGPQVVRLFLPAAAALLFILPVPGRIREAIALPLQEHTAQITHYLLTAIGIPLERGGSVLTINGTEVAVAEACNGMRMVTALMLITFAFVFSVPMRQRIRLFFLILSPVIALLVNVIRLVPTVLLYGYASESVATTFHDISGWIMLFVALGILWAMLGLLRWLEIAVSPHPIGEED
- a CDS encoding glycosyltransferase family 2 protein, yielding MRQTLDSVIAQTVRPSVWVIVDDGSTDGTPGILAEYAARHEFVRVVRRGDRGRRSVGPGVIDAFYAGLETVELADFDFVVKLDLDLDLPSGYFEELICRMEADLSIGTCSGKPYFIDPRSRKLESEMCGDEMSVGMTKFYRRECFEQIGGFVREVMWDGIDCHRCRMLGWKACSWDDPELRFIHLRPMGTSDKGWWTGRMRHGAGQYFMGTGLAYMTISALYRMTRPPRVLGGLAMWWGYVKAMLQRRPRYDDLEFRRFLRGYQWQCLFKGKRRATQELDERQAAVFEQRMKAQSASSSRVTRGAAVAAG
- a CDS encoding WecB/TagA/CpsF family glycosyltransferase; its protein translation is MTIVSKPSNVFSAPRPIRLLGARLDSTTEQQCIAHVLDSLDEGRGGWIVTHNLDHLRRLTLDGAFRALCEQADIRVADGMPLVWASWVQGTPLPERVAGSSLIWTLSAAAAMRGKSIFLLGGDGESSSRAAEALRSKWPNLKVAGVDPAPVGFDRDAARMEQLRRRLIAAGPDIVYVALGSPKQEQLISELRSTLPQAWWIGVGISFSFVCGEVRRAPRWAQRAGLEWVHRLAQEPGRLWRRYLCQGIPFAARLFVSAALKRFAVRTET
- a CDS encoding nucleotide sugar dehydrogenase, translating into MSHTELQSRLDSATATIGVIGLGYVGLPLASALHAGGFRVVGFDVDASKIEALAAGRNYLKHLGQEMTAAVAASDRFEATTSFARLGEPDVVIVCLPTPLGAHREPDLSYVIDAGERIGATLRRGQLIVLESTTYPGTTRDEFLPAVVEAARRAGRESLECGKDFFVAYSPEREDPGRQSHSTRTIPKLVGGLDDVATDLAVRLYRRAVEQVIPVRSAEVAEAAKLLENIFRSVNIAMANEMKMILDPMGIDVWEVIAAASTKPFGFMPFYPGPGLGGHCIPIDPFYLTWKAKEVGRPTKFIELAGEINTSMPHYVMGKVTDALNQQGKAVRGSRVLVLGLAYKPNVDDIRESPSFELIELLRDHGALVEYSDPHVPQTHQMRKYDLRMKSVELSRESIGSFDAVLIATNHDAFDYELLAAHARLVIDTRNAMHAFEAQMGARLVKA